From one Populus alba chromosome 17, ASM523922v2, whole genome shotgun sequence genomic stretch:
- the LOC118038548 gene encoding uncharacterized protein — protein MAGNQQHLLRLVLSCRKITAQVTNPTTSTIIAMASSAEQESFLSHYRNSTLSRFPRQSWDSKAASRVGEKLGLRLKGIGVSNIYIDLNEELSRPIHYRKRVLPLFDSVKRVGIVVDGAEKLGEIGHV, from the coding sequence atggcAGGAAATCAGCAACATCTCCTTCGGCTAGTCCTGTCCTGCCGGAAAATAACAGCACAGGTAACAAATCCGACGACTTCCACAATAATCGCCATGGCTTCCTCCGCTGAGCAAGAATCCTTCCTCTCTCACTACCGCAACTCCACTCTCTCTCGCTTCCCTCGCCAATCCTGGGACTCAAAAGCGGCGTCGCGCGTCGGGGAGAAATTAGGTCTTAGATTAAAGGGAATTGGTGTTAGTAACATCTATATTGATTTAAACGAAGAGTTGTCAAGGCCGATTCATTATAGAAAGCGTGTGTTACCGTTGTTTGATTCGGTGAAACGCGTTGGCATTGTAGTTGATGGAGCTGAGAAGCTGGGAGAGATCGGTCATGTTTGA